GCCTGAGACCGCCTGAGCAGGCGCGGCTGCGCACGTTGGCAGGCCACTTTCTGGACCGCAAGGAGTTCACCGGCGCGCACGGCTTGGTCGTGACCGACGCGATGGCCCTCGACGTCGCCGCGCAGGCCTGCCTGCCCCTGTTGCACATGGGCCCGCCCGGCGCGCCCGAAGACGCCCTGCGCTGGTACGACGACTTCGTAGGCATCGTCATGCACCCCGACGCGGCGGTGGCGCTGCGCCAAACCATGGACGGCGCGGGTGTCATCCACCACTATGAGGAAGTGCTGTCGGGCGAGGCCATGCACCACGGCCCGGTCATGCTGAGCTGGCCCGCCGTGCAAGGCGCCGGCCAGGCTGGCCAGCACGGCGGTTACAGCGTGGTGATCCACGAATTCGTGCACAAGATGGACATGCAGGGTGGCGGGGCCGACGGCGCGCCGCCCCTGCCGCGCGGGTTCATGGGCGCGCGCAGCGTCCGCGAGGCGGCGCACCACTGGTACCACACCTGGGCGCCCGCGTTTGAGCGCTTTCGCGAAGAGGTGATCATGGCGCAGCGCTTTGGCGCGCCCGCGCCCTGGCTGGACGCCTACGGGGCCAGCGCACCGGCAGAGTTCTTCGCCGTGGCGTGCGAGGCGCACTTTGTCGAGCCTGAGCGCTTCGCGCAAGAGTTCCCTACCCTGAGCGTCGCGCTGCGGGCGTTCTTTAAGCAAGATCGGGCTCTGGCGCTGGCGGGATAAGCGCTGGCAGCTACGATTTTGATAGTATTTTGAGCTGCCCCGCGTGCCGCGAAGGTGCGGCCTCCTCCATGTCTTCCATGGATGCGCGGCCGGCGGCTGCGGCTTTGTCGCCCCACGGCTAAGGCGGCACGACGGAAATGCGCAAGGTCTCACGCCAGCCCTTCGCGCGTTGAAGGCGAGCGGTTCTTAACCCAGCATCAGCCCCCGACTTCGGCAACCTTTAGCCCAGCCAGCCCACGTCAACCTCAGCGCGGCTCAGCAGCCGCCGGCCACACCACCCGCACACGCAGCCCGCCGAGATCCGGGCTGCGGTCCACCGTGACCTGCAACCCATATACATGGGCCAGGCGCCGCACGATGGACCAGCCGAGGCCGCTGCCCGACTGGCCGGTGCCCAGCACGCGAAAGAACCGGTCGCCCAGGCGCTGCAGATCGGCGTCGGCAAGGCCGGGGCCGCTGTCTTGCACCGTCAGCTCGGCGCTGGCGCCGGATGGCGTGGCGACGGTGACGGCCACCTGCGCGCCGTCGGGACTGTAGCGCGAGGCGTTGTCCAGCAGATTGCGAAGCAGTACCGCCAGCAAGGTGGCGTTCAT
This genomic interval from Ottowia oryzae contains the following:
- a CDS encoding zinc-dependent peptidase, with amino-acid sequence MVLQTLNRWLRRASGQAPPIPDELWQATLARYAFLARLRPPEQARLRTLAGHFLDRKEFTGAHGLVVTDAMALDVAAQACLPLLHMGPPGAPEDALRWYDDFVGIVMHPDAAVALRQTMDGAGVIHHYEEVLSGEAMHHGPVMLSWPAVQGAGQAGQHGGYSVVIHEFVHKMDMQGGGADGAPPLPRGFMGARSVREAAHHWYHTWAPAFERFREEVIMAQRFGAPAPWLDAYGASAPAEFFAVACEAHFVEPERFAQEFPTLSVALRAFFKQDRALALAG